A single window of Montipora capricornis isolate CH-2021 chromosome 14, ASM3666992v2, whole genome shotgun sequence DNA harbors:
- the LOC138031373 gene encoding fibropellin-1-like, with protein MQEREDFNECSSNPCLNGGTCIDVINGFNCTCPAYLTGDRCELGLGQECNSYILNQEIDRSVTHATTGSSHKCDKTLATGWYHFNSTSGFKMPTTCIAPNKCNTHATGWLNGTHPSPQKGIVSRTVCFNWSGKCCNWQLVISVRNFLKTSFLILGLQFYVYSHCLLLGADKCVTSIEGVSLLKHSYEQSVVHDMLECYNKCKADTLCQSLNFHSYQHVCELNNRTKSFTFQRDLVPYSNSFYLDNPHRAFLGSSPLQPAVSCQEIKDASWGQAPNGRYWLFSGGHENKPAVAYCDMEKGVVITCTGSPCKNGATCEYQGEGKYSCQWQKGFTGSHCETDFSECSSNPCLNGGTCIYVINGFNCACPAYLTGDRCELGLGQECNSYILNKEIDRSVTHATMGSSQKCDKTLATGWYRFNSTSGFKMPTTCIAPNKCNTHATGWLNGTHPSPKEGIVSRTVCFNLSGKCCNWQLVISVRNCGLFYVYNLTKTDTCKLRYCVTN; from the exons ATGCAAGAGAGAGAAG ATTTTAACGAATGTTCTAGCAACCCATGTCTTAATGGTGGAACGTGTATCGACGTCATCAATggcttcaactgcacatgcccAGCTTATTTAACTGGCGATCGTTGCGAACTTGGTCTCG GCCAGGAATGCAACTCCTATATTCTGAACCAGGAAATTGACCGCAGTGTGACACATGCAACAACGGGCTCATCACACAAATGCGACAAAACACTTGCAACCGGCTGGTACCACTTTAACAGCACGTCAGGTTTCAAAATGCCAACTACCTGCATAGCACCCAACAAGTGTAACACACATGCAACAGGCTGGCTAAACGGAACTCACCCAAGCCCCCAGAAGGGCATTGTAAGCAGGACCGTGTGCTTCAACTGGAGCGGCAAATGTTGCAACTGGCAGCTGGTAATAAGTGTTAGGAACT TTCTCAAGACATCTTTTCTCATTTTGGGGCTTCAATTCTACGTCTACAGCCACTGCCTGCTCTTAGGTGCTGATAAATGCGTGACATCCATCGAAGGAGTTTCACTTCTGAAACACAGCTACGAACAATCTGTCGTCCATGACATGCTTGAATGCTATAACAAATGTAAAGCTGACACTCTGTGTCAAAGCTTAAACTTCCATAGCTATCAACACGTCTGCGAGTTAAACAACCGAACAAAGTCTTTCACTTTCCAACGCGACCTTGTTCCATATTCAAACTCATTTTACTTGGACAACCCACACAGAG CATTTCTTGGCTCATCTCcactgcaacctgcagtttcgTGCCAAGAAATTAAGGACGCATCTTGGGGACAAGCGCCTAATGGTAGATACTGGCTATTTTCGGGAGGCCATGAGAACAAGCCTGCTGTGGCTTACTGTGATATGGAAAAGGGAG ttGTGATAACGTGCACAGGATCCCCATGCAAAAATGGTGCAACCTGCGAGTATCAAGGTGAGGGAAAGTATTCATGCCAATGGCAAAAGGGGTTCACTGGTAGCCACTGTGAAACCG ATTTTAGCGAATGTTCTAGCAACCCATGTCTTAATGGTGGAACGTGTATCTACGTCATCAATGGCTTCAACTGCGCATGCCCAGCTTATTTAACTGGCGATCGTTGCGAACTTGGTCTCG GCCAGGAATGCAACTCCTATATTCTGAACAAGGAAATTGACCGCAGTGTGACACATGCAACAATGGGCTCATCACAGAAATGCGACAAAACACTTGCAACCGGCTGGTACCGCTTTAACAGCACATCAGGTTTCAAAATGCCAACTACCTGCATAGCACCCAACAAGTGTAACACACATGCAACAGGCTGGCTAAACGGAACTCACCCAAGCCCCAAGGAGGGCATTGTAAGCAGGACCGTGTGCTTCAACTTGAGCGGCAAATGTTGCAACTGGCAGCTGGTAATAAGTGTTAGGAACTGTGGGTTATTCTATGTGTACAACCTGACCAAAACAGACACCTGCAAACTTCGTTACTGTGTCACTAACTGA